GGAGCAGCGGTGCCTCCCCCGGGGCGCCAGCGAGGCGTCGACCGTGCAAGGTGAAGCCTCGATAAGTGCCAGCGCCCTCTGCCAGGCGCAGTTCGAAGCTGAATGGGTTCGATCCCTGAGGGGTGAGCAGGGCGTTGCGGATCTCCGCGCGCTCGTCCGGATGGATCAGCTCCAGCCAGGCCTGCAACCGAGTTGGCAAGACGCCGAGACCGGGAATGTCTGCCGACCAGCGCAGCCTTGGTTCATCCTGCCCCTGGCCAGGGGCGGGTAGCCTGAGTTCCCAACAGGCCCCGTTGGCAGGAGCGACCAGCTGCCAACGTCGCTCGGCCAAGGTCAACTGCCGCTGCAAATCCTGGCGTTGAACATCCAGTTGCTCCGTCTGCAGCTGCAGTACCCTGACCTGTTGGACGAGGTCCAGCCGCTCGGCGAGTTGCTGGTCGATGGCGGTTTCCAGCCGTTTCAGCCTGGCGTCCGCCGTCGCCAGCGGGGTCGCTCTTGCACCACTCTCCAGAGCGTTGATGAGGCCGTCGAGCTGGCGATAGAAAGTGCGACTGAAAAGGTCCATCGGCAACTCCTTGTGACCCGCCGCGGCGCCAACCCTGGCGCCGGGTAGGCAGTCCTTCGTTCAAGCGGTTTGATAGAGGCGGCGTTCGAGCAAGGCATGGCCTTGCAGGTGAGTGGCGCGTTTGGCCAGGGCCAGTACCCCCAGGTCGACCAGGGGTTCGAGCAGGATGACACTCAGATAGGCACCCCCGAAGCTGGTGATGGCGACCAGGTTGCTGCTGCTGAAGCCTTGGCCATAGAGCGCCCAGAAGGCCACCCAGGCGACGATGCCGGCCTGGAAGGCGGTGGACAGCGCCAGCGCCTGGCGGTACGTGAGGGCTACGTAGGGCGTACCGGGGGCGATCAGGCGCTTGGCCAGCGCCGCCGTGGCGAACAGGGGCACCAGCAGGGTGGTGACGTTCATGCCGTACTGCGGCAGATCGAAGGGGGCGAAGAACAGGCCCTGTAGCAACAGGCCCAAGGCCAGGCCCAGGGCCGCGGGCGCGGCGCCGAAGAGCAGGAACAGTGTCGAACCGAGGATGAGATGGACCTCGGAGACGCCGACCGGGTAATGCGGCAGCACCTCGAAGAAGGCGAACACCAAGGCGGTGGTCGCCAGGCTGCGTGCCAGCAGCGACACCAGGCCACGTTCGCGTAGCGTCGCTCCCAGCAGTTTCAGGCCGTAGGCGCCGGCACCGGCGGCGGTCAGGTAGCTCAGGCCGATCTTGCCGGCATCCACGAGTCCAGGTTCGATATGCATGACGATCTCCAGGCCGCCATGGGGCGGCGCAAGGGTGGGGGGAGTGCTAGTGCGCCTGGCTGACGGCTACGGGCGCGCGGCGAGGCGGGTGGTGGTGGTGCCCGGTGGCCGGCGGACAGCTGGCGTGGCTCAGGGCCACCGCCTGGCCATGGGGCGTGTTGAGATAGGCCTGGCGCCATGCTTCGGTACGCTCGGCGATGGCCGCCGCCGTGGTCAGGCCCAGGCTTTCCACCAGGCGCTCCGTCGCCAGCAACCATTGCCGGTAGTAGGCGTCGTTGACGCTTTCGGTGGCGGTAGCCGGTGCTTCCTTTATTACGACGCTGAAGATCGCCACCCAGTCCTGCCAGGGAAAGAGCCCACCGCGGTGCAGATGAACCACTAGGGAAAAGGCCTGGGCCTGCCAGGGACTGTCGAAGGTCGGGCCCTCTCCACTGGGCGACAGGGGCTGTTCGAGTACAGGAGTCGTCATACCGCCTCCAGATAGCTGTCCCACAGATCGATGCAGATGGAATCGGAGCTGTCGTTGCCCCAGAGCTCCCGGGCGCTGAAGCGCACCGCGTAGACCTGCTGCGGTTGTTCGCCCAGCCCATGGGCGACGGTGTCCGGCGTGACGAACAGCCCTTGCACCCGTTCGATGGTGCCGAGCTTGCCGCGGGCATAGCGCGGCAGGCGGGTGTGGCCCTCAGGGTTGAGATTGCGGGTGCGCACCTGATCGCCAAGCTGGAAGCGTCCCGGCTCGCCATGGGTGGTGCGGGCCGAGGCCCCGCCCAGCACCACCGGCTGGACCAGCTCGGGCGTCAGCACCGTGACCGGCTGGGTCGGCGCTGTCGGCTTGGCCTGGCCTTGCAGCTCCTCGACGCTGATCACGCCCTTTTCCAGCAGGAGCGTCTCGAAGGCGTGCAGCCAGTGTTCGTAGTAGCTCGATTCCAGGTACTCGCTGGGCGCCATGCGTTCGATGGCGTGACGGAATTCGTCGACATTGAAATAGCCGCCGACGAACAGCGAAGGAAAGAGCGCGAACACCCGCCGCTCCCACTCTGCATGGAACACCGGCTCGCTGGCGGGTGGGGCGATGGGGCCGAGGCCGTGCATGCCGCCGAGATCGTGGATACCGTTCATGGGCGAAGCTCCTCTGCTAGGCGGCCGCGGGCGTCAGTGCCAGCCCGGTGCCGATCATGGAATCGCGGGTGACCAGGGCGGCCAGTTGCTCCTCGCTCCAGCCAGCGGTGCCGTCCGGGCGCTGCGGCAGCACCAGGTAGCGCAGTTCGGCGCTGCTGTCCCAGACGCGGATCTCCCGGTCCGCGGCGATGCTCAGCCCGAACTCGGCCAATACCCCGCGCGGGTCCATGACGATGCGCGAGCGATAGGGCGCGGACTTGTACCAGACGGGCGGCAACCCCAGGGTCGGCCAGGGGTAGCAGGAGCAGAGGGTACAAACGGTCACGTTGTGCACCGCCGGGGTGTTCTCCACCACCACCATGTCCTCGCCCTGGACGCCGGAAAAGCCCAGCTCGGCGATGGCGGCGGTGGCGTCCTCCAGCAAGCGACGGCGGTACTCGGGATCGGCCCAGGCCTTGGCCACCACCTGGGCGCCATTGCGCGGGCCGATCTGGTGCTCGTAGGTATCGATCAGGGCGTCCATGGCGACCGGATCGATCAGGCCCTTCTCGAGCAGTATCGATTCCAGCGCCTTGACGCGCAGGGCGACGTCTTCCGGCGGCTCGGTGTGATCGTGGTGGGCGTCAGTCATGGCGGGTCTCTCCAAGGTTGGGTGAGCTGCTTTCTTCGCGGGTTATCAGTTCTAATCAGTCAAGAAGCGTGGGCGGCAGGATCTACCGTCATCGAGTGACTGTCCTGGACGACTCCGGCCTCGAATTCACCGGCGTGGGTGAGCCGTGTCCAGGCATCGGGGCCCGCTTCTATCTCCGTGACCTCCAGCAGGCAGGCGTCCAGTTCCTCCTTGAGCCTTGCCCAGTCGATCGCCTGCCCGATGAAGACGATCTCCTGCCGGCAATCACCGGTCTGCTCGTTCCACTTCGCCAGAATGGCCTGCCGTCGGTAGTCATCCTGCGGCCACTCTGCGGCGGCGATGAACTGCCACCAGCGTCCGACGTAGCCCCATTCGAAGCGCCCACCGCTTTGCACGAGCATGCCGATGTCCCGGTAGCGGTGGGCGAGCCAGATATAACCCTTGCAGCGCAACAGTCGGCCGTTGCGCCAGGATTTCTCCAGCCAGGCGAGGAGGCGTCCGGGATGGAAGGGCGCGCGTTCGCAATAGACCCAGGAGGCGATGCCGTAGGTATCCGATTCCGCCGGATGTTGGTCGCCAGCCTCCAGCCGTCTGTTCCAACCTGGCGCGCGGACCAGACTCGGCAGATCGAAGCGACCTGTGTTCAGGATGGCCGCAAGGTCCACCTCACCCTGCGTCATGGGCAGGATCCGCGCAGTGGGATTCAACGCCGCCAACAGGGCCTGCAAGCGGGCAAAGCCGCTGTCGCCGATCTGATCATGGCGGCTGACCAGGATGACGTTGGCATACTCCACCTGTTCGATCAGCAGATCGGACAAGGGTCGTGGTGAGCCCTCTTCGGTTCCGCCGCTGAGCACCCTGTCCGTCGAGTCCAGGAGTGTTGCGAAACGGCTGCCATCGACCACCGTGACGAGGGTGTCGAGCCGGGCCAGCTCGCTCAGGCTGAACCCGGACTGATCGAGAAAGGCGAAGGTCTCGGCCACCGGCATGGGTTCGGAGATTCCCGTGGACTCGATCAGCAGATAGTCGAAGCGCTGTTGCCGGGCGAGGGCGCTGACCTGCTCCAGCAAGTCGGCGCGCAGCGTGCAGCAGATGCAGCCGTTGCTCATCTCGACCAGTTCGTCGCGACCACGCTGCAACTCGACGCCACGTTGCACTTCGTTGGCGTCGATGTTGATCTCGCTCATGTCGTTGACGATCACGGCCACCTTCATGCCTGCGCGATTGCGCAGGACATGATTGAGCAGCGTGGTCTTGCCTGCGCCCAGGAAGCCCGAGAGCACCGTCACCGGCAGGCGAGCCGAGGCGTTTGCTCGCCTCATGCGCTCGCTTCCGATGGCTCGGTCACCTTGTCCAGGTAGCTTTCGAACAGGTCGACCACCACCAGGCCGTCGTCGGCGGCATCGCCCCAAAGATCCTTCACCCGAAACTCTACGTGGTAGGTGGGCTGGTGAGCGGCGCTGGTATCGCCATGCCCGATGGCATCGGGGAAGGGCCAGGTTTCCGTGGTCCGATGCAGAATGACGCCCTGCTTGCCACGCACGTAGCCAGGCATGCGGATGTGGCCGGTGACGTGTTCGTCGCGCACCACGACCCGATCACCGACCTCGAAGGACGGTCGGCCGGTGATGGCCGGGCGACCCTTGGAGAGTGCCGGATTGGCCAGCTTGAAGGGTGAGCCCAGGGCCTCGTCGAGTTCGGCCTGGGTCAGCACGCCGGTTTCCACCAGCAGCGAGGCAGTGGCGATAACGTAGCGTTCGTAATAAAGGGTATTGGCATGCTGGCGAACGTCGATCCGCTCGACGGCGTGGCGCACCTCATCGACACTGAATTTCTTTAGTTGATCGACACCGACGAACATCAGGCCGTAGGCCAGGTGTTCCCAGTCGTACTTGAATACCGGCTTGTAGCTCAGGGTGTTGATGGTGTGCGGAATCTTGCCGAAACCCTG
The window above is part of the Pseudomonas oryzihabitans genome. Proteins encoded here:
- the nthA gene encoding nitrile hydratase subunit alpha — translated: MTDAHHDHTEPPEDVALRVKALESILLEKGLIDPVAMDALIDTYEHQIGPRNGAQVVAKAWADPEYRRRLLEDATAAIAELGFSGVQGEDMVVVENTPAVHNVTVCTLCSCYPWPTLGLPPVWYKSAPYRSRIVMDPRGVLAEFGLSIAADREIRVWDSSAELRYLVLPQRPDGTAGWSEEQLAALVTRDSMIGTGLALTPAAA
- a CDS encoding energy-coupling factor ABC transporter permease, producing MHIEPGLVDAGKIGLSYLTAAGAGAYGLKLLGATLRERGLVSLLARSLATTALVFAFFEVLPHYPVGVSEVHLILGSTLFLLFGAAPAALGLALGLLLQGLFFAPFDLPQYGMNVTTLLVPLFATAALAKRLIAPGTPYVALTYRQALALSTAFQAGIVAWVAFWALYGQGFSSSNLVAITSFGGAYLSVILLEPLVDLGVLALAKRATHLQGHALLERRLYQTA
- a CDS encoding GTP-binding protein → MRRANASARLPVTVLSGFLGAGKTTLLNHVLRNRAGMKVAVIVNDMSEINIDANEVQRGVELQRGRDELVEMSNGCICCTLRADLLEQVSALARQQRFDYLLIESTGISEPMPVAETFAFLDQSGFSLSELARLDTLVTVVDGSRFATLLDSTDRVLSGGTEEGSPRPLSDLLIEQVEYANVILVSRHDQIGDSGFARLQALLAALNPTARILPMTQGEVDLAAILNTGRFDLPSLVRAPGWNRRLEAGDQHPAESDTYGIASWVYCERAPFHPGRLLAWLEKSWRNGRLLRCKGYIWLAHRYRDIGMLVQSGGRFEWGYVGRWWQFIAAAEWPQDDYRRQAILAKWNEQTGDCRQEIVFIGQAIDWARLKEELDACLLEVTEIEAGPDAWTRLTHAGEFEAGVVQDSHSMTVDPAAHAS
- the nthB gene encoding nitrile hydratase subunit beta — translated: MNGIHDLGGMHGLGPIAPPASEPVFHAEWERRVFALFPSLFVGGYFNVDEFRHAIERMAPSEYLESSYYEHWLHAFETLLLEKGVISVEELQGQAKPTAPTQPVTVLTPELVQPVVLGGASARTTHGEPGRFQLGDQVRTRNLNPEGHTRLPRYARGKLGTIERVQGLFVTPDTVAHGLGEQPQQVYAVRFSARELWGNDSSDSICIDLWDSYLEAV
- a CDS encoding nitrile hydratase accessory protein, yielding MTTPVLEQPLSPSGEGPTFDSPWQAQAFSLVVHLHRGGLFPWQDWVAIFSVVIKEAPATATESVNDAYYRQWLLATERLVESLGLTTAAAIAERTEAWRQAYLNTPHGQAVALSHASCPPATGHHHHPPRRAPVAVSQAH
- the nthB gene encoding nitrile hydratase subunit beta, whose protein sequence is MNGFHDLGGFQGFGKIPHTINTLSYKPVFKYDWEHLAYGLMFVGVDQLKKFSVDEVRHAVERIDVRQHANTLYYERYVIATASLLVETGVLTQAELDEALGSPFKLANPALSKGRPAITGRPSFEVGDRVVVRDEHVTGHIRMPGYVRGKQGVILHRTTETWPFPDAIGHGDTSAAHQPTYHVEFRVKDLWGDAADDGLVVVDLFESYLDKVTEPSEASA